The proteins below come from a single Bactrocera tryoni isolate S06 unplaced genomic scaffold, CSIRO_BtryS06_freeze2 scaffold_25, whole genome shotgun sequence genomic window:
- the LOC120780485 gene encoding 28S ribosomal protein S11, mitochondrial, with translation MIRLFNTVVELYCPRWSYIKEACKFHTALTMRKVEDRKGMMASLPDKDEGTSGEKSIDIDTLIQKKEKFFPGVKTYHQLYNGIPFAELPICNIRVSPNNTVISVTDNKGIPRLIRSCGIEGFKNTRKGTNIAAQATAITISEKAIELGWKTVRVKVRGLGPGRMSAIKGLQMGGLNIVSITDATPVSWNPPRARKQRSL, from the exons ATGATACGGTTATTTAATACTGTTGTTGAGCTATACTGTCCTCGATGGTCGTATATTAAAGAAGCTTGTAAGTTTCACACTGCCCTTACTATGAGAAAAGTTGAAGACAGAAAAGGAATGATGGCTTCCCTACCTGATAAAGATGAAGGAACATCGGGAGAAAAGTCTATTGATATAGATACGCTTATTCAAAA GAAAGAAAAATTCTTCCCAGGTGTCAAAACATATCACCAACTATATAATGGGATTCCATTTGCTGAATTACCTATATGTAATATACGAGTATCACCTAACAACACTGTAATCAGCGTTACCGATAATAAAGGTATACCTAGACTAATCCGATCTTGCGGTATTGAAGGTTTTAAAAACACTCGAAAAGGTACAAATATTGCAGCTCAAGCCACTGCAATAACTATTAGCGAG AAAGCCATAGAACTAGGTTGGAAGACCGTTCGTGTGAAAGTGCGTGGATTGGGACCTGGCCGCATg TCTGCAATTAAAGGTTTGCAAATGGGTGGTCTTAATATTGTTTCCATTACTGATGCAACACCTGTATCATGGAACCCTCCGCGTGCTCGAAAGCAAAGAAGTTTGTAA